The Polyangium aurulentum genomic interval GCCTCGAGACGCCCTCGGCCTGGGCATTCTCGTTCTGGGGCGGCGACTTCTACCTCTACGCGGCCTCGTCCGGCAATTCGCGCGTGTCGCGCTATCGCCCCTCGGACGGCACGGTCGACAACAACTACATGACCGACGTCGGCTTCCGCATCGTGGGCGCGGGCGTCTCGACCTGCGCGCCCCTACAGCCGCCGAAGTAATCGCTACCGCCTGCGCTTGCGCCTGTCCCCGAGCACCACGCGCTTCGCCGCGAGGTACGCCTCAGCCTCGACCTTCTCGCCGTGCGCCCAGCTCTTCATCATCGGCAAGACCTCGTCGTCCCACACGTCGGACAGGCGCACCCGCACGAAATCTGCAAATAGCGCTTCGAGGGTCGTCTCCAGGTCCTCGAGCAGCATCATGCGCTCGTAGAAGACCTCGTGCTTCTCGTCGTTCTTCTTGAGCTGCGTCGGCAGCTTGAGCCCGGAGAGCGCGAGCGAGTCGGCCTTGAGCGTCCAGACGTACTCGCGATCGCCGCGCACGAGGCGCATCTTCGCCTCCTTGGGGAGCTTGCCCTGACGCAGGGCCTCCTTCGCCTCGGGCCTCGACGCGGGGATCGCGCCCTTCAGGCGGCTCTCCTCCTTTTCGAGCACCAGCGTGATCTGGGCCTCGAGCCACATCGAGACCGGATCGACGCCCGAGGGCTCGAGGTTTGTCTCGGATAGCTCGCTCTCGAACCAGAGCCAGACCACGAATTCGCGCCCGAGAAAGCGCCGCCCCTCGATGAGATCCAATAGCTCCATCAGCGCGCGTCCTCCGGCCTTGCGAGCGTCGTCTCTTCGAGCCCCGCGAACACGCGCGCCTCGCGCGCATCGAGCCCGACGCGTTCGGCGGCCGTTCCGGGGCTTTCGGGGACGAGGTCGACCTTGAAGGTCCTCTTGAAGAGGTCGTCGAGCAGCGTGGCGATGCGTTCGGACTGGCTGTAGAGGTGGAGCACGTTCGTGCGGAGGTTCCACACGACGTCGTAGCTCTTCAGCGAGGGCACGAGCTGGCGGCGCAGCTTGCGCACGACCATGGTCTTCAGGTCCGCCTTGGCTTTGCGGCCGAGGCGCTCGAGCCCTTTCTTGGCGAGCAGCGCCTGCTCGGCGTCGCGCAGGTGGGCCTTGAGCAGCGGCCCTGGCACGACCCAGCGATCGAGCCGCAGCCCGAGGCAGACGTACTCGTTGTAGAAGACCTTTTCGTGATCGAGGTCCGTGTCAAAAGGATCCTCGATGTTCGCCCATCCCGAGCCCTCGCTCGCCTCCTCATCGGGCGACAGGGGCTGAAAGGCGTTGGCGCGAATGCGCTTGAGCGTCGTGCCGGGGACATCGTCGGGGATGTCGCCGGAGACGTAGAAGCGCGAGAACGTGAGGCTACCGCGGAGCGCACCCAAGGTGGCGCCGACCTACGAGCTTCTCTGCGGGAAGGCAAGAGGGTTCGTGCACGAGCCGGTAGCTGCCTGCTTTTGCTTCCCCGTCCCCATGTGCACTCACCGCTTACCACGTTTCGTGGCCCGCGACACTCCGCTACGCTGCCATCACACGCCACCCGGAGGAACAACCCATGCGCCACCTTGCCGCCTCGATTCTCCTCGCAGCCATCGCCACCGTCGCTGCCTGCGGCGACGACCGCAACGCCGATCGCCCCGTCACCGATCTCAACGGCGTTCCCTACGGCGCCACGTGCAACGGCGAGGGCGATTGCGGCGGCGGCACGGACTCCTGCTGCATCGGCGGCAAATGCTCCGCGGACGGCTGGTGCAGCCCCAAGTGCGCCTCGGACCAGGATTGCCCCGAAGGCTTCTTCTGCATCGACCACAGCGGCACGCGCTGCTTCGCCGCATGCTCCGACGACCGCGATTGCCCCATCGACTGGATCTGCGAGGACAAGAGCGGACACAAGACCTGCCGCTACAAGTAGACCACAAAGCGAAAAGGGAGCGACCACCGGCCGCTCCCCATTCGCTCCGCGCGGTTTCTCGTCAGCTCTCGCTGTCGAGGACCTCGCTCCGCTTCGCGATCCAGCCCGCGATCTTCGGCCAGATCTGCTTCGGGCCCTTGCTCGACGTCGACAGACCGATGTGACCCACCTGGAATCGCATCGTCTCCTTGTCGGTCGAGCCAACGAGCTTCTCGAGGATCTCGCTCGACTTCGGCGGCGCGATCGTGTCGTTCTCCGCGATGATCGTCAGGACCGGCGCCTCGATCTTCGAGAGGTCGACCTTCTCCTTGCCGACCTTCATCCGGCCATTGCAGAAGTTATTGTACTGGTAGCAATCCTTGATGTACTGCCGGTACACCTCGCCCGGGAAGGGCACGTTGTCGCTCGCCCAGTGCTCCATTCCGAGGAACGTGGTCACGAAGTCCTTGTCGTCGATCCGGCGGAAGACCTCGAGCCACTTGGTCATCCGCTGGATCGGCGCCATCGCCGAGAAGCCCGTCTCCATCAGCGAGATGGGGACGTTGCCGTGCCCGTCGACCAGCGCGTCCACGTCGAAGCGGTGCGGCTTGGTCCAGTCGTGGAAGACGCCGCCCTCGTGGAAATCGACGGGCACCGCCTGCGCCACGAAATTCTTGATTCCCTTGGGGTGCAGGGCCGCGTAGGCGAGCGCCATCGTCCCGCCCATGCAGTAGCCGTACAGCGTGAGCTCGTCGGCGCCGCTCGTCCGCAGCGTCCACTTCACCGCGTTCTTGATGAGCACGTTCAGGAAATCGTCCCAGCCCATCCGCTGCTCGGCCGGCCCGGGCGTGCCCCAGTCCACGGCGTACACGTCGAAGCCCTGGTTCACCATGAACTCGATGAGGCTGCGGCCGGGCAGGAAGTCGAGGATGTAGTAGCGGTTGATCAGCGAGTACACGAAGAGGATCGGCGTCTTGTACTTGCGATTCGGCGACTCGAATCGCAAAAGGCGCATCTTGCCCTTCGTGTAGACCACCGTGTGCGGCGTCGCCGCGAGCGGCGGCTCGCCCACGTCGGCCGCGCGCTTGATGATGGGCTTCACGTAATGGTACGGGCTGATCGCGCCGTCCTGCAGGGCGCGACCGATCTCGCGCGAGATATCCATCTGCCCCTGCACGAAGGAGCGTACACGCCCGAAAGCGGTGGTTTCCTGGACGGTCATGACCTATTTCCTCCTCTGCTCCTCGATCGAGTCGAGCACCACCTCGAGCTGATTGCCGAGCGCCTCCATCTGGTCGCGCACCTGGCGCAGCTCGTCGCGCACCTCGTGCATCTCCGACCACGTCGGCAGCCGCATCGCGCGCAGCCACTGCTCCTGGTACGAGACCCACGTCGCCCGCGTACGCAGGCCCTGGTTCAGCATCTTGCCCGAGAAATCGAGGAACCGCTCGCTCCGCCCGACCTTGTCGGCGAACCGCGTGATCCCCTTCTCCAGGTAGACGAAAGCCTTGCCCGTCGGCGTCTCGGGGCCGAGCAGGTGGCCGAGGCCCTTCACGGCCCGGGTCAAGAGCTTCGGCGGGCCCTTCGTGCTCGAACTGCCATTGACGCTATGCTT includes:
- a CDS encoding alpha/beta fold hydrolase, whose product is MTVQETTAFGRVRSFVQGQMDISREIGRALQDGAISPYHYVKPIIKRAADVGEPPLAATPHTVVYTKGKMRLLRFESPNRKYKTPILFVYSLINRYYILDFLPGRSLIEFMVNQGFDVYAVDWGTPGPAEQRMGWDDFLNVLIKNAVKWTLRTSGADELTLYGYCMGGTMALAYAALHPKGIKNFVAQAVPVDFHEGGVFHDWTKPHRFDVDALVDGHGNVPISLMETGFSAMAPIQRMTKWLEVFRRIDDKDFVTTFLGMEHWASDNVPFPGEVYRQYIKDCYQYNNFCNGRMKVGKEKVDLSKIEAPVLTIIAENDTIAPPKSSEILEKLVGSTDKETMRFQVGHIGLSTSSKGPKQIWPKIAGWIAKRSEVLDSES